The genomic stretch CCTCGGTTTCCGGTAGGAAAGGTTCCGGTTTCTCGGTTACGGCGCCCATGAAACGTCCCCTTCGGAAATAGAGATTGGACCGGACTTCGGCCGGGACGGTGCGCTTTATACATGACGCCGATGCGCGAATTCCAGCGTGCGGACATTTCGGGCGACCGCTCTCCGATTCATCGTCAACTGTCCCTGTTGTCCGCTGACTTGACTCAGCGTCAGCAACTTGATTAGAAACCCGGCGCCGCTGCTCGCGACCCTTTTACCGTGCTCAAAATGAGGTCACGGGCGGCGATTTTTGGTCAGCTTCTTCGGGAAGGTTTGGTGTGAGACCCAGACTGGGGAGAACGATAGCTTGCCTGGTGGCAGCTGCGGTGATGAGTACCGCGCTGCCCCAGGTGGCCTATGCCGCGTCCGACTCGGGCGGTGAAGAGAAGGGAATTCTCGACACCTTCAAGGGCTGGTTCACGGATGAGGAAGAAGACGATGACGGCCGCGCTGAAGAGCCGCCGTCGCACGATGAATTGGAGGTCGCGGACCGGCAGCATCTGCCGAAGGAAAAGTCTCGGCCACCCGCCAAGCGGGTCCGCGAAGTCACCGGCAGGCGTACGTCGAGCGCCCGCTTCTGGGAGCTCTCCGACGGCCGCATCGAGGCGGAACTGTCGGCGGCGCCGACCTCGTACAGGTCAGGGAAGTCGTGGAAGTCGATCGACACCCGGGTGCGTGAGAGTGGTGCGAAGGGCTTCGTCCTCGCCAACACGACGAACGAGGGCCGCAGTTGGTTCGGTTCGGATGCGGACCGGCTGGTGCGTTTCAAGTCACCGGACGGCCGGTCGGTCACCCTCGGTCTGGAGGATGCAGGCAGCGCGCTGAAGCCTGTGGCGAAGGGCTCTGAGGTCACGTACCGGGACGCGATCCATGGCGCGGATCTTCAGTACGTGGTCGGTGCGGGCCGAGTGAAGGAGAACATCGTCCTGGCCGAACGCCCGGACGGCCCGGTGAAGTTCACCTTCACGCTGGACACCGAGGGTCTGGTGCCGAAGGCGCGTAAGGACGGCTCGATCGCGCTGTACGGGGCGCTGCCCAACACGCCGGTGATGGTGATTCCGGCGCCGTACATGACGGACGCGAAGAAGGCGGACTCCTCCGTCTTCGGCCAGACCTACAGCACCAAGGTCGCCCAGAAGCTCATGAAGGACGGCAAGTCCTGGAAGCTGACGGTCACGCCGGACGCGAAGTGGCTGGCCGCCAAGGAGCGGCAGTACCCGGTGGTGATCGACCCGACAATCACGATCGCACCGTCGCCGTCCGGTTCTCAGGATGTCATGGTCCTCTCGGACCAGCCATCGACCAATTTCAACACCAGCTGGAAGCTGTCCGCGGGCAAGACCGACACCGGCATCGCCCGCTCCCTGATCCAGTTCCCGCTGGACGACATCCCCGCGAATGTGGATCTCGACTCGGCGCGCTTGGAGATGTACTTCGACCAAGCACACACCACCGGCGCCAACGACAACACCATCGAGGTGCACCGGGCTACCGGCCCCTGGAACGAAGACACGGCGACCTGGTCCTCCACCAGCGCGCTGTCCGGTGAACTGTCCGGGACCACGGAGCTGTTCGACGACGGCGATGCGGGGACGGCGGCGGTGGGTTCCTGGCCGTACTCGGGGGCGGCGCTCAAGGAGCACGCGGTCAACCAGGACTACCGGTTCAACCAGGACTCGGTCTCCGGGGACACCCACACGTGGCAGACACCGGTGCTGGACACCGGCACCTACCGGATCGCCGCGCACTATGTGGCATCGAGCAACCGGACCACTGCGGCGCCGTACACGGTGCACTACAACGGCGGCTCGAAGACGTACACCGTGGACCAGACGGCGGGTGCGGACGGTGTGTGGGCGTCGCTGGGCGATGGCGAACAGCTCCAGTTCAACAAGGGCGGCACCGGCTACAAGGTGGTGCTGGGCGACACCGCGAGCCCGGCGGGTTCGGCGGTGATCGCCGATGCGATACGGATGACGAATCCGGCGCAGATCGTGAAGAACAAGGGCGAGTACAGCCAGTGGCACAACTTCCCGGTCACCAACACCGTGCAGCAGTGGGTCAATGGCACCCAGCCGAACAACGGCTTCGTTCTACAGGCGCAGGACGACACGCTGGCCGCGACGGCGCTGGGCGGTCCGCGCTACGAGGCCGGTGACGGCCTCTACGGCGGTGAGACCTCGACCATTCCGCGGCTGACGGTGACCTACGGCAAGGTCGGCGCCAGCCTGAACTCGCCCACCGTGGTCCACAGTACGGGCCCGGAGCTGTCGTGGAAGCCGTACTCCAACACCACCGGTGACAGCGGTCTGGACATCGTCGAGTACCAACTGCACCGCTCCACGCAGCAGGCGTTCACCCCGTCCGCCGCCACGCTGGTGGCGCCGATCGGCACGACGGCCACCACCTACACGGACACCACGGCCACGCCGACCCCGGACTCCTACAGCGGGGAGATCGGCCGCTCGTACTACTACCAGATCGCGGTGAAGACGCAGAACGGCGAGCTGCTCGGCTCGCCGACCCGAATCGTCGGCATACCGAAGGCCGGCCGCACGATGCGGCTCATCCAGGGCACGAGCTCGGTGACGGACGCGACCCTGTCGTCCGCGAAGCCGACCACCAACCAGGACACCATCACCTACGACGGCGTGGGCCAGCAATGGCTCAGCGTGGGCAACAACACGCCCACGAACAGCACCGAGAAGACCCGCGCGGTGATGAAGTTCGACACCGCCGCCATCCCGGCCACGGGCACGGTGATCGACTCGACGCTGTTCATGTGGGGGGCGGAGACCACCCGCACCAACACCGGCGCCCGCTACAACCTGCACGGACTGACCAAGGGCTTCGACGAGACGTCGACAACGTGGAACAACGCCACCGCGTCGACCGCGTGGAGCAGTGCGGGCGGCGACTATTCCTCCCTCGTCTCGGACTACGAGCCGTGGTGGACCAACGACGTCGGCCGGCACGACTGGAACGCCACGTCTCTGACCCAGGGTTGGGTGAAGACCCCGTCGTCCAACCACGGCGCGCTGGTCAAGCTCGCGGACGAATCCGCCTCGGGGCCGCAGGAGCAGACGGTGTTCCTGGCCTCGGAGGCCGCCGACTGGCAGATCGGCCCGTTGCTGCGGGTGATCTACGTCGACTCCACGACCGAGGACACCTACTACACGCCGCAGACCCCGGCCCGGATGACCCCCAACTCCACCTACACGGTGGACTTCACGGTCACCAACACCACGTCGGGCGCTTGGGCGGCGGGTGAGCGGCAGCTGTCCTACACCTGGAAACTCCCCGACGGCACCGATGAGACCACCGGTGGCAACCAGGCGTCCACAGCGATCCCGGCCCTCGCCCCCGGCCAGTCGGCGACGATCAAGGCGCAGGTGAAGACGCCGATCAACTCCGACTCCGGCAACAAGCGCACCGAGTACGTCCTCGGCTGGGACGTGCGAAAGGTGTCCGACGGCAGCTGGCTGTCCGCCGGAACCGGCGGCATCCCGCCGCTGAAGCAGAACGTGGCGGTCGAGGACGCCACCTCCAACAGCCTGGGCCTGGAGAAGTTCTACGCCTACACCGGCAAGAACACCGGCGCCGGCTCGACAGTGATGAACAACCTGGCCTCGGGCAACAGCGTGTGGTCGTACAACGCGTTCACCAACCCCGGCCGCGGCCTGACCACGTTCGCCCGGTTCTCGTACAACTCGCTGGACACCTCCGACACGGTGTCGGGCGCGGGCTGGTCGGCACAGCTGGCCGGACCGATCCGCCTGGGTGCCCCGCTGGACTTCCACCCCAACCCCAACCCGACCGAAGTCCGGCTCCCGGACGGCGACGGCACCACGCATGTCTTCCGCAAGCAGGCGGACGGCAGTTGGAAGGCCCCGGCGGGCGTGCACTACCGACTCACGCCGAAGCCGGGCCTGGACTGCACGCCGGACAAGGACCCGGTCCCGGACGCCTGGACCCTGATGCGGCCCGACGGGACGCGCTTCCTGTTCGGCTGCGACGGTTACATGACGTCGGTCGTCGACAAGAACGGCAACACGCAGACGTACACCTACGAGGAACGCAAGTCGAACAACAAGCCGACGAAGTTCCTCAAGTACATCACCGACCCGGCGGGCCGGAAGTCTCTGCGTGTCGGCTACTGGCTCAAGGGCGACGCGACCTACTCGTACATCAACGACACCGGCGCCCAGGTCACCGGCACCAACCTCAACAACCCCAAGATCTACGACCACATCGCGTCCCTCACCGACATCTCCGGCCGCAAGATCTCCTTCTACTACACCGAGCAGGGCCTGCTGGGCCGTATGGTCGACGGCAACGGCTCCACCCAGCCCAAGACCTTCAAGTTCACCTACGACGCCACCCAGGGCAACAAGAACGTCAAACTCGTCAAGGTGACCGACCCACGGGGCAATGGCACTTCACTGGCCTACAACACCCCAACGGCCGGCGACAACCCGAAGTACCACTGGTGGACCAAGACGATCACGGACCGTCTCGGCGGTGACACGGGCTTCACGTACGCGGCGAACGCGACAAACACAGAGTTCACCGATGCGACGGTGACCGATGCCGAGGCACACGCGACGAAGTACGTCACTGACGACTTCGGCCGCCCGGTACAGACCACCAACGCCAAGTCCCAGACCACCAAGATGAGCTGGGACGCCGACAACAACGTCACCTACCTGGAAGAGGACAACGGCGCCAAGACCGCGTACTGCTACGACCAGAAGACCGGCTACCCGCTCTGGCAGCGCGACGCGGAGAACAACAAGACCGGCGTCCCCGACCAGACAACCACCTGCGTGACCGACCCCACCAAGTGGCCGGCCACCGCAGCAAAGTACGAGTACCAGACCCGCGCCGACGGCTACTCCGCCGACCTGTGGCGCAAAACCTCACCCGAGGGCCGAGCCTGGCAGTTCAGTTACGACACCTTCGGCAACCTCAAGACGGTCACCGACCCCAAGGGCGTCGCAACAGCGACGGCCGATGACTACACAACAAAGTACGACTACAACTCCTACGGCCAGCTCACCAAGGCCACCGACGCCAACGGCAACCCGACCAGCTACAGCGACTTCGGCCCCACCGGCTACCCGGCGACCATTACGGACGCGAAGACCGAGTCGACGACGTACGTGTACGACGAGCGAGGCCAGGTCCGCGAGGCCACGGACGCGCTGGGCAAGAAGACCACGCAGGAGTACGACACCTTCGGCCGCCCCACGGTCAACACAGTGCCGAAGGACCAGGCTTCGGGTGTCCTGATCACCACAGAAGCGCCCGTCTACGACGCCAACGACAACGTCACCTCGTCGAAGGCACCCAACGGCGCCGTCTCCACAGCGGTGTACGACGACGCCGACCAGATCACCTCGGCGACCGCACCGGCCAACAGCAACACCGCGCCACGCGCCTCGACGTACACCTATGACAAGGTCGGCAACCTCAAGACGACGACGGAGCCCAAGGGCACGGCGACGACCGGGGATGCGACGGATTACGTCACCACGAACCACTACAACGAGATCTACCAGCTCGACCATGTGCTCAACTCGGCGGGTGACAAGGTCAGTTACGAGTACGACACGGTCGGGAACGTCACCGAGGTCATTGACCCGAAGAAGAACGCGACGACGGACACGACCGACTTCACGACGAAGACGGTCTACGACCTGAACCACCGCGTGAAATCAGTCACGGACGCGGCCGGAAAGACGAGCGCGAAGTCCTACGACAAGGACGGCCTGGTCCTCTCCACGACGGACCCGGAGAACAACACCACGACCATCACCTACGACGAGCGCGGCATGCAGAAGGAGGTCAAGGTCCCGCACTCCGGGACGACGTCGATCACCTACCGCACGACGCAGTTCGAGTACGACCAGGTCGGCAACACCACCAAGGTCATCACTCCACGGGCCGTAGCGGCGGGCACGACCACGGCGTTCACGGCACGCACCGAGTACGACGCCCTGAACCGCCCGGTCAAGCAGTTCCAGCCGTACGACCCGGCAGACTCCCGCCACAACAACGCCAACGTGTACACGCAGACCGTCTACGACGAGGTGGGCCGGGTCGAGAAGACCTCGCTGCCGCCGTCGGAAGGCGAAACGGTCCGCAACGACACCACGTTCGACTACTTCGACAACGGCTGGGTGAAGTCCTCCACGGACCCGTGGGACATCGCCACCACCTACGACTACAACGAACTCGGCCAGCAGACCAAGCGGACCCTGACCTCGGCGGGCGGCTCCTCCGACCGCACGATGACCTGGTCGCACTACCCCGACGGCTCCCTGAAGTCCCGCGCGGACGACGGAGTCCCGGTCGGCAAGTCGGTGGTCCTGGTGGACAACTCCGACACCCAGAACACGTCCTCCACAGGGACTTGGGCCACCGGTGACGTGACAGGCCAGCACGGCTACAACCACCGCACCCACACGGCAGGCACAGGCACGGACGCCTTCACCTGGACCCTCAACATCCCCAAGGACGGCACGTACACCGCATACGTGAAGCTCCCGAAGGTGACCGGCGCGGCCACTTCGGCGAAGTACACGGTCACCCACGAGGGCGGGACAACCGACAAGACCCTCGACCAGAACGCGACAGCGAACCAGAACACCTGGGTCGCGCTGGGCTCGTACACCTTCAAACAGGGCAACGCGGCCAAGCTCCAGCTGTTCCAGAACACCGGCGGTGTCGTCGTCGCGGACGGCGTGAAGCTGGTACGCGACACGGCCGGCGACCCGGCCGACACGGAGAAGAACACCTTCGCCTACACCTACGACCTCAACGGCAACCTCACCAAGATCGACGACACCTCGTCGACGGCGAAGATCGACGCGTACACGGTCGCCTACACCGGCCTCAACCAGGTCCAGAAGGTCACCGAAGCCCTGTCCGGCACAGAGAAGAAGGCCACGTCGTACACCTACGACGCCAACGGCCAGCCGGAAACCGTCACGCACCCCGACCAGTACTCCAAGTACACCTACGACCTGCGCGAGTTGGTCAAGACGGTGTCGGTCGGCAAGACCGCAACCGACAGCGCCCCGAAGGTCACCTCGTACACGTACACCGACCGCGGCCTCAAGCTCAAGGAGACCAAGGCCAACGGCAACACCGTCGATTACACCTACTACCTCGACGCGGCACTGAAGTCGACGACCGAGAAGAAGGCCAACGGCACCACCCTGGTCGCCTCCCACACCTACGCCTACGACGCCAACGGCAACAAGGCGCAGGACGTGGCGAAGAAGATGAACGCCGACAACAACACGGCGTACCTCGACTCCACCACCAACTACAGCTACGACCCGGCCGACCGCCTCAAGGAAGCGGTCAAGACCGGCACCGGCGCAGGCACAGAAACCTACGTCCACGACGACAACGCCAACGTCATCCGCCAGACCGTCAAGAACGTCACAACGACCTACGACTACGACCGCAACCGCCTGCTCAAGGCGACCGTGGGCACCTCCACGGCGAACTACAACTACGACCCGTTCGGCCGCCAGGAATCAGTCACCTCGGCCGGGCAGATCATCGAGCGGAGCACGTACGACGGCTTCGACCACGTCATCAAGTCCGAAAAGGCGGACAGCACCGGCGCGCTGAAGGCAACGACGTACACCTTCGACCCGCTCGACCGCACCGCCTCCAAGACAGCCGACGGCAAAACCACGGACTTCTCCTACCTGGGCCTATCCTCGGAGGTCCTGGACGAGAAGGTCGCCGGCGAGCTGACCAAGTCGTACCAGTACAGCCCCTGGGGCGAACGCCTCTCCCAGATCAAGCACAACACCGACGGCACCACCGAGTCCGGCTACTACGGCTACAACAGCCACACCGACGTCGAAACACTGACGGATGCAGGCGGCAACACGAAGGCGACGTACGGCTACACCGCCTACGGCTCCGACAACGAGTCCGAGTACACCGGCATCGACAAACCCGACGCCTCGGACCCGACGAAGGAGGCGTACAACGCCTACCGCTACAACGCCAAACGCTGGGACGCCCAATCCGGCACCTACGACATGGGCTTCCGCGACTACAACCCCGGCCTGAACCGCTTCACCACCCGGGACATGTACAACGGCGCCCTCGCCGACATGGGCCTCGGCACCGACCCATACACCCAGAACCGCTACGCCTTCACCGGCGGCAACCCCATTTCGGGCATCGAAGTCGACGGTCACACGTCGGTCGATGCCATGTGCGAGGGCGCCAGGGGCTGCACGGCCGTCACGATCAACCGTACGCCGAACCCGATCAACAAGAATGACAAGCCGTGGAAGTACAACGCGTCAAGGCACAACCGGGCCCGGGACGCCGCGGCTTCCGTGATCCGGTTGCAAGGAATGATGCGTACTGGCAATCCCTGGGCCGCGTTCCAGGTAAAAACCGAGTGTGGAGTCGGAAAGGCAAGCAAGAACGGAACAGGGAACCCCGGCCGTGCGGACATCTGCTACAGGGAGGGCAGCAACCTCTTCGTGTGGGAGGTGAAGAGTGCAGGCGCTGCAAGCACCGGCAAGGGAGAGTTGGCCGGATACATCGAGCGGATGAAGCAGGACCCTGATTACAAGGGCCTCGACATCGTGCCGGGCTTCGATCTGTCGATGCCCGCAGTCGGGTACGTCAAGGAGACCGACCAGACGGTGGTCGCTAAGTCCCACCCGACAGACCAGGGTGTAATCGTCTACACCGCCACCAGGGCGACGCCCCCGCCCATCGTTATTCCGGCTCCGGTTCAGGAGCCTGTCAAGGAGCCGGGTCCGAGCAGATTGGACAAATTCCGGGACTGGTGGCACAGGAACATCACCAATCACGACTGGTCAAACAATCCATGGACGCCCACGAGTCCTGTCGGTGGCCCGATATTTGTTCCAGTGATTCCGTGAATGAGTGATCGGTAAGTCGTGACGGCCCTCTCCTGTTCACTCCACGGCAGGAGGGGGCCGTTCGCTGGGCAGCGGTAGGATATGCGCGGTATCCGGCGCGGCATCTGACAGAACAGCGATACGGGAGATTCAATGGGATATTGGGGATATTTCACTGTTGCCGAATCTGCGTCCCCCCTTGGCGACCTGGCCTGTACACGGGCGATCCCAGAGTTGACGCTTAATCGACGCCTCTCGGGAGATTGGCAGGTCTGGGAACATCCGGCGGAGCCTGACATTGAGGCCGATGACCTGGCTGTTGCCCTCGCCGAGGAAACCGGCAAGCCTGCGCTTGTCGGATTTGTGATGGACAGCGATTGCGTGGTGATCGAGGCGGCCGACTCCAGCAATGGGGCTTGGACCGCCTGTCTGAGTCCCAAAGCGATGGCGCGCTATCTGGCTGAAGACGGGCAGCAACTGGAGGACTGGATGCTGACACCGGAACGAGCTACCGAGAACGCTGTCATCTGGGCTCGCTTGACGGGGCGCCAGGTGGCAACGGCCCCGCTGGCCGAGATCTTCCAAAAGGAGGCCGACCCATTCGCAGAGGATCTCTTCTTTACCTTGTTGAGGAACCTGAGTCTCGTGTGATAGTGAGAATTATCGCGCGAGTAGACTTCTTCTTATTGATCCGAAACGGTAGATGTTCTGGGTCGTTGATCCCTGCGTGAGTGAACTGGTGGGGGACGCAAGGCAGTTGTCGCCGTCGGCTCAGGAGGCCCTTCGACTGCGAGCGGTGGCCGCGTTGGTGGCGGGCCGGGACCGTGAGGATGTCGCGGCGGTGTTCCGGGTCTCGCTCAAGGCGGTGGACAATTGGTGGGCGAAGTGGCTGGCCGGCGGGCGCGAGGCGCTCGTGGCTCAGCCGCGTGGACGCCGGGTCGGCGAGCATCAGGTTCTCGACGCGGTCGAGCAGCAGGCGATCCGGCAGGCGGTTCTGGATCACCGCCCCTGTGACCTGGGGCTGGCCGGGCAGCTGTGGACGCGCGCGGGAGTGGGGGGCCTGATCGCGAAGCTGTACCGGGTGCGGCTGACCGAACAGGGGGTGGGCAAGTACCTGCGCCGCTGGGGCCTGTCGTTCCAGCGCCCGGACAAGCGGGCCGTCGAGCAGGACGCGGAAGCGGTCCGCGTCTGGCGGGAGGAGACCTGGCCGGCGATCCGCGCGAAGGCGAAGACCGAGGGCGGGGAGGTGCTCTTCGCCGATCAGGTCGGCATCCGTTCCGACCAGGTCACCGGCCGCACCTGGGGTGAGCGGGGCCGCACACCGGTCGTGCACCGCACGGGCAACCGGTTCTCCGTCAACGCGATGTCCGCGATCAGCACGAAGGGCCGCATGCACTTCATGGTGTTCACCGAGACCTTCGACGCCGACGTCATGTGCCGCTTCCTGGACCGGCTCGTCGGCCACTTCGACCACAAGGTGCACCTCGTCCTGGACGGTCACTCCGCGCACCGATCCCGCAAGGTCCGCGCTTGGCTGGCCGATCATCCGGACCGGATCGAGCTGCACTTCCTGCCGTCGTACTCGCCGGAGCTGAATCCCGACGAGCTGGTCAACGCCGACCTCAAACGGAGTCTGCCCATGCACAGCCGGGCCCGCGACCAGGCCCAACTCGCCGCCGAGACCCGCAGGTTCTTCCACCGCCGCCAACGTCAGCCACATATCGTCCGCGGCTACTTCGGCGGCCCGCACGTCCGCTACATCCTCGAATAGAACCGATTGAGTTTCGGATCAATATGTCAATCAGGCCGCCTGCGTAAGGTCAGCATGCTCGGTGCTGGTCTGGGCGTCGCGGAGGAGGGCTCGGTAGACCACGTCCGACAGACGGCGCCGCAGGTCACGGCACTGGCTGGCTTCTTCCGGGACATCTGAAGGCGCTGAGAAAAAAGCAGCGTGAAACCCCTGCTGAACTGCACAAATGCGAGGCAGGAGGGGACTCGTAGGTATCTCTGGGACTGCTGGCCGGGCGCGGGATCTTTGAGTGACAGGCATGTCACGTGATCCGCCATCGGAAAGATGTCGGCCTGAGCGGATCCCAGAAGAGCCCTCGTCAGATCCGGTTTCTCGGCTCATTGTCCTTCGTACAGACGCGCAGAGCGTCAAGGCCGAGAGTCCGTCCTGCTCAGGGCTGAGCAGACTGCGGCAACCAGCTCTCCCCGGGATCCGCCCCCGCTCGCTCCGGACTCCAGCTCGCCCATCATGGCCCTCGCAGTGTCTCCGGCCGCCATAATGGAGTCATGCCCTCCAGCCGGCCAGGCGCAGCAGTCCGGCGGCGAGGTCCGGCAGTGCGAGTGCGGTCAGCGCGAGGGTGCCGCCGACGCTGAGGAGCCAGGCCACCGACGTCAGCAGGGACAGGGCGACCGCCACGGGGACGCCGCCCATCCCCCATGGGCCCAGGTCCGCGTCCTCGTCGAAGGTGTCGGCGGCGGTGAGGCGCACGGCGACGAGGAGCCAGAAGCAAACGAGCATGACGACGGCGGCCGTGAGCACGATGGTGGGCAGACCGACGGTGGCCATCACAAGCGTCCGCATCCGCACGGTCCCGTCCCCCTTGTCGGTGCCCGGCACCAAAACCCTCTGACGTGCTCCCCGCAGCCCATGCTGCACCACCAATTCCGGTCCCCGCATTGCCGGTTCCCGGCAGTGTTCATGCGGGTCTGGATGCCGACGGCCCACTGAGTGGTCGTCGCGTGCTCCGTCGTGGTCATCCGTCTCCGCACGGCGTCGGCGGGTCCGCCGCGGGGAGCGAATTCTTGAGGGTGCGGATGCGTTGGATGAACGCCTTCGTCCGCGCGTCCCGTTCGAGGAAGGCGTAGACGGGTGCCACGGCCCGCTCCAGCGCTGCGAGTTGGGCCGGGCTCGCGTGCACGACCCGGCCGCCGGCGGCGCAGTGCGTCTTGGCGTCCTGCTCGTCCGACGGGGCGTTGGCGAGCGCCCAGTCCCGGGCGGCGGCGGCCGCCTGGCGCAGCGTGGAGCGCTGGCCGTCCGTGAGGCCCTGCCACACGGCCCGGTTGACGGCGATGACGTTCACCTTGGGGAAGAACGTCACGTTGCCCGTGGCGATCGTCGGGGTGTGCAGGTTGCCGCTCCAGGCGAAGGTCGACTCCGCGGCGTCGAGGATTCCTGCGTCCACGGCGTCGCCGAAGGCGTCTCCCGGATAGTCGTCCGGGAACGCGCCCAGAGCCTCGAACAGGTCGTGGGTGACCTGGGAGCGCGGAACGCGGACAGCGGCCCCGCGGTAGTCGTCCGGGCCGCGCAGCGGTCGGTGGTAGGCGAAGGGGTGGCGGAGCCCTTCGGGCAGCAGGGCGAGACCGACCACGCCCCGGCGCTCCAGCCCGGCCAGCATGTCCTCGGCGAGCGGGTCCGTCACGACCCGCTCGACCAGCGCGTCCGAGGTCACGAGGAAGGGCGCCTGGAGGGCCCGCAGGCTGGTGACACCCTCTGTGTCCCAGCTGCGGGCCGGGATCACTCCCGCGTCGAGGCGGCCCTGCACCACCCGCCGCAGCGCCTGCTGGTCCCAGTCGTCGCCGGGCGGGTCCTGCGCCTCCCAGACCGCCTGTAGGCGCAGGGCGCCGTGCGAGCGGTGGTCCACTAGGCGGACGAACTCCTTGAGCTGCCCGCTGACGGGGGAATCCGACTGCTCGGCGGTGC from Streptomyces davaonensis JCM 4913 encodes the following:
- a CDS encoding TRAP transporter substrate-binding protein; amino-acid sequence: MRATTRLAAAVLGLTLAAGCSTGGAADKAGGVEPVTLTVGTAEQSDSPVSGQLKEFVRLVDHRSHGALRLQAVWEAQDPPGDDWDQQALRRVVQGRLDAGVIPARSWDTEGVTSLRALQAPFLVTSDALVERVVTDPLAEDMLAGLERRGVVGLALLPEGLRHPFAYHRPLRGPDDYRGAAVRVPRSQVTHDLFEALGAFPDDYPGDAFGDAVDAGILDAAESTFAWSGNLHTPTIATGNVTFFPKVNVIAVNRAVWQGLTDGQRSTLRQAAAAARDWALANAPSDEQDAKTHCAAGGRVVHASPAQLAALERAVAPVYAFLERDARTKAFIQRIRTLKNSLPAADPPTPCGDG